The following coding sequences are from one Gossypium hirsutum isolate 1008001.06 chromosome A12, Gossypium_hirsutum_v2.1, whole genome shotgun sequence window:
- the LOC107948153 gene encoding cytochrome P450 78A9, protein MGSDIESVWLFALASKCKAFSQQNTAWPILIIALAWLVMTIVYWVHPGGPAWGKYRFKKCAITTINKPIPGPRGLPLIGSMNMVANSLAHHLIATIAKTCKAKRLMAFSLGDTRVIVTCNPEVAKEILNSSVFADRPVKESAYSLMFNRAIGFAPYGVYWRELRRIAATHLFCPKQIKNSEEQRRFIADEMVNLFGRHGHERSFIVREVVKRASLNNMMVSIFGRKYKLDCDNNEVDELRGLVDEGYDLLGTLNWSDHLPWLAQFDPQNIRVRCSNLVPKVNGFVGGIIAQHRARTNEEARDLVDVLLSLQGADKLSDSDMIAVLWEMIFRGTDTVAVLIEWILARIVVHPDVQSRVHDELDKVVGKSKAVYESDVMNLTYLMAVIKEVLRLHPPGPLLSWARLAITDTTVDGYHVPKGTMAVVNMWAIARDPQEWADPTEFVPDRFVAKTGEVEFSVLGSDLRLAPFGSGRRTCPGKNLGLTTVSFWVATLLHEFEWLPSDQNSVDLSEVLKLSCEMANPLKVRIRPRRKLT, encoded by the exons ATGGGAAGTGACATAGAGAGTGTTTGGCTCTTTGCCCTCGCATCTAAATGCAAAGCTTTTTCTCAACAGAACACTGCATGGCCAATTTTGATCATAGCTTTAGCTTGGCTGGTTATGACCATAGTGTATTGGGTTCACCCTGGTGGTCCAGCGTGGGGCAAATATAGGTTCAAAAAGTGTGCTATCACTACCATTAATAAGCCAATACCAGGACCAAGAGGGTTGCCTTTAATCGGTAGCATGAACATGGTGGCTAACTCTTTAGCTCATCATCTGATTGCTACCATAGCCAAAACATGTAAAGCCAAGAGACTTATGGCTTTTAGCCTTGGTGATACCCGTGTTATCGTTACGTGTAACCCGGAGGTGGCTAAAGAGATTCTTAATAGCTCTGTGTTTGCTGATCGGCCGGTGAAAGAATCGGCTTATAGTTTGATGTTTAACAGAGCAATTGGGTTTGCTCCTTATGGTGTCTATTGGCGAGAACTGAGGAGAATTGCGGCTACTCACCTGTTTTGTCCTAAACAAATAAAGAATTCCGAAGAACAGAGACGGTTCATTGCTGATGAAATGGTGAACTTATTCGGTCGTCACGGCCATGAACGAAGCTTCATCGTACGGGAAGTGGTGAAACGTGCTTCGTTGAATAACATGATGGTGTCGATATTTGGTCGGAAATATAAGTTGGATTGTGATAACAATGAAGTTGATGAACTTAGAGGTTTGGTTGATGAAGGGTATGATTTGTTGGGGACATTGAATTGGTCTGATCATTTGCCATGGTTAGCACAATTTGATCCTCAAAATATCAGGGTTCGATGCTCGAACCTTGTACCTAAAGTTAATGGCTTTGTCGGTGGAATCATAGCCCAACACCGAGCTCGAACTAACGAGGAAGCTCGTGACTTGGTCGACGTATTGCTGTCTCTTCAAGGTGCCGATAAATTATCCGATTCCGACATGATCGCCGTTCTGTGG gaAATGATATTCAGGGGAACTGATACAGTGGCAGTGTTGATTGAGTGGATATTGGCTAGGATTGTGGTTCACCCTGATGTACAGTCAAGGGTTCATGATGAGCTTGATAAGGTTGTTGGTAAATCAAAAGCCGTCTATGAGTCTGACGTGATGAACTTGACTTATCTAATGGCTGTGATCAAGGAGGTTCTAAGGTTACATCCACCTGGTCCGTTACTATCATGGGCTCGCTTAGCTATTACTGATACAACCGTTGATGGGTATCATGTGCCAAAAGGGACCATGGCAGTGGTGAACATGTGGGCTATAGCAAGGGACCCACAAGAGTGGGCAGACCCGACTGAGTTTGTGCCCGATAGATTCGTGGCTAAAACGGGTGAGGTGGAGTTTTCCGTACTGGGTTCGGATCTTAGGTTGGCTCCATTCGGGTCGGGTAGGCGAACATGCCCCGGAAAGAACTTGGGGTTGACCACCGTCAGCTTTTGGGTGGCGACCCTTTTGCATGAGTTTGAATGGCTACCGTCCGATCAGAATTCCGTTGACTTATCAGAAGTTCTAAAACTATCTTGTGAAATGGCAAATCCTTTGAAGGTTAGAATTCGCCCTAGGCGTAAGTTAACCTAA
- the LOC107947749 gene encoding uncharacterized protein, giving the protein MQALGTGTAPYSRAVQQPPKGRGQARSGNGLGRSQRVPSRGAGPTEARQPALVYAARCHEDRDALDVITVDLMKLPFGEFDLKLGIDWLVKHRVSLDCATKSVVLRTEEDSEVVIIGEHRNYLSNVISALRVEKLVRKGCEVYLAYISVSNSEDSLVKDIRTVKDFPDVFPKKLPGLPLNHKDEHDEHLRVVLRILREKQLYTKFNKNEFWLREGTFLGHVVSVEGIRVDPRKIEAVLKWKQPKNVSKICSFLGLAGYYRCQSLGKSLLSTAIHHMSGWDMYRCKMVKPTWIEQIKGKQMENEALSLQFRQVESGDIVDFGLNSEGVFYFRGKICVLKDTDLRQSILREAHSIPYAMYPGGNKMYRDLRESYWWPGLKREWERVTMYFVSGLPLTSTKKDSAWVIVDQLTKCTHFIPVRTNYSLQKLAKLDGWVDYISTWSEWLDKDGV; this is encoded by the exons atgcaagctctggGTACTGGTACTGCACCATATTCGAGAGCAGTTCAGCAACCACCGAAAGGCCGTGGTCAGGCTAGAAGTGGTAATGGATTGGGCCGTAGCCAGAGAGTACCGAGCAGAGGTGCTGGTcctactgaggcgaggcagccggCTCTAGTTTATGCTGCACGTTGCCACGAGGATAGAGATGCTCTGGACGTCATTACGG TTGACCTGATGAAACTACCTTTTGGAGAGTTTGATTTGAAACTGGGAATAGACTGGTTGgttaaacaccgagtgagtttagattgtgccacaaaaagtGTTGTATTAAGAACTGAAGAGGATAGCGAGGTGGTCATAATTGGGGAACATCGGAATTACTTatcgaatgtgatttctgcattaaGGGTTGAAAAATtagttcgtaagggatgtgaggtgtatctggcctacatcagtgtttcaaATTCTGAGGATTCTTTggttaaggatatcagaacagTTAAGGACTTTCCGGACGTGTTTCCTAAAAAGCTACCCGGGTTACCTCTGAATC acaaagatgaacatgatgaacaCCTCAGAGTGGTTTTGCGGATCTTgcgagagaaacaactgtacaCCAAGTTCAATAAAAATGAGTTCTGGTTACGGGAAGGAACATTTCTGGGCCATGTGGTTTCTGTTGAAGGGATTAGGGTAGATCCCCGGAAGATTGAGGCGGTATTGAagtggaaacaacctaagaatgtATCTAAAATTTGTAGTTTTCTGGGTCTGGCAGGATATTATCGATG CCAGAGCCTTGGAAAGAGTTTATTGTCTACAGCGATACATCACATGTCGGGTTGGGATATGTAtagatgcaagatg GTTAAACCAacgtggattgagcagattaagggtaaacagatgGAGAATGAGGCACTGAGTCTTCAATTTCGACAAGTTGAGAGTGGTGATATTgttgattttggactgaatagcgaaggggtgtTCTATTTTCGTGGCAAAATTTGTGTTCTaaaggatactgatttgaggcagtccaTACTGCGAGAAGCGCATAGTATCCCTTATGCTATGTATCCTGgcggaaataagatgtaccgcgACCTTCGTGAGTCATACTGGTGGCCAGGTCTAAAGCGAGAG tgggagagagtgactatgtACTTTGTTAGCGGGTTGCCCCTAACatctactaagaaggattcagcgTGGGTCATCGTAGATCAATTAACCAAGTGCACCCATTTCATACCGGTTCGTACTAACTACTCGCtgcagaagctggctaaact ggatgggtgggttgattatatctctACATGGAGTGAATGGTTGGACAAAGATGGAGTGtaa